Proteins from a genomic interval of Clostridium sp. AN503:
- a CDS encoding cupin domain-containing protein — protein MEDLNIGKKIQELRTRKALSIRKLSSIAGITPSMLSQIENEQVNPSINTLRALADALEAPLYHFFREESEDQPVVTPNLRKTIGRKDEPDVLYELLTPDTRGSIEFCMMVIPAASSSSSHAQSHVGEEVAFLYSGETVELEIDTRRFTLRQGDSVRIPPQAQHIWHNHTNAPVQVIFAITPPSF, from the coding sequence TTGGAAGATTTGAACATCGGAAAGAAAATACAGGAACTGCGGACCAGGAAAGCCCTGTCCATCCGCAAGCTTTCCTCCATCGCCGGCATTACCCCCTCCATGCTCAGCCAGATCGAGAACGAGCAGGTCAATCCGTCGATCAATACACTGAGGGCATTGGCAGATGCTCTCGAAGCCCCCCTCTATCACTTTTTCAGGGAAGAGTCCGAGGACCAGCCGGTCGTCACACCGAACCTCAGAAAGACCATCGGCCGGAAGGACGAGCCTGACGTCCTCTATGAGCTGCTGACGCCGGACACCCGGGGCAGCATCGAATTCTGTATGATGGTGATCCCGGCTGCCTCAAGCTCCAGCTCCCACGCCCAAAGCCATGTGGGCGAGGAGGTTGCTTTTCTCTATTCCGGGGAGACGGTAGAACTGGAGATCGATACCCGCCGTTTTACGCTCCGGCAGGGCGACAGCGTGCGGATCCCCCCGCAGGCACAGCACATCTGGCACAATCATACCAATGCGCCGGTGCAGGTGATCTTCGCCATCACCCCGCCGTCATTTTAG
- a CDS encoding aminopeptidase: protein MKYQELWNEENTRIMERYDLAMERIAQIPDEEQVEEPFRSYFVEMARFVGQIEDLARRQLREDLEGLSLKELERLNRELYGDILPEHYETSYGNPDYAAAQLGEEYGKLLCSFYAQLREAIVFAYECRLTDITILCETLIEIYNAFEDGTPEAKSVKDILYWFHSDYTDVTLTYRIREQLDPSLTFAKDIIMESDLSDLRYLYRFGEYISDAELRIAGFMNTLPEETIEKMASTYTEGYRKGFEVMGRDLSKKKTVGIRYELGFERMIRAAVHQFEAMGLEVILYRAASWSVTKSPNRRIGYHSASPNRQYDYDHRYDQAVYFDKAFKERKLAVLKTAYETYRKEASWYAGPAVVETFGEDGFDPVNKSAACSLSEKQEALTIAYANESMPVTNQYIPGEETSFTIIAFPVPAIGEDFEEIFAETIRINTLDYEMYKEIQQHIIEVLDQAAYVHVTGRGGNQTDIRVSLHELSDIAKETNFENCVADVNIPVGEVFTSPVLAGTTGILHVGKVYLGNIQFRDLKIRFEDGMVKEYSCGNFDDPQEGEKLIRQEILKNHDSLPLGEFAIGTNTTAYAVAERFGIVEKLPILIVEKMGPHFAVGDTCYSWSEDSPMFNPDGREVIARDNEISILRKEDVSKAYFGCHLDITIPYSELGDITAVCPDGRELAVIRGGRFAAEGTEGLNRALDGLPL from the coding sequence ATGAAATATCAGGAATTATGGAATGAGGAAAACACCCGGATCATGGAGCGGTACGACCTGGCAATGGAGCGGATCGCCCAGATTCCGGATGAAGAGCAGGTGGAGGAGCCGTTTCGCAGTTATTTCGTGGAGATGGCCCGTTTTGTCGGGCAGATCGAGGACCTGGCAAGGCGGCAGCTACGGGAGGACTTGGAAGGGCTATCGCTCAAGGAGCTTGAGCGTCTGAACCGGGAGCTGTATGGGGATATCCTGCCGGAACACTATGAGACCAGCTATGGGAATCCGGACTATGCGGCGGCTCAGCTGGGGGAGGAGTATGGAAAGCTTCTGTGTTCCTTTTATGCACAGCTTCGGGAAGCCATTGTCTTTGCATACGAGTGCAGGCTGACGGATATCACGATCCTCTGTGAGACCCTGATCGAGATCTACAATGCGTTTGAGGACGGGACTCCGGAGGCAAAGTCCGTGAAGGACATTCTGTACTGGTTCCACAGCGATTACACGGATGTGACGCTGACTTACCGGATCCGGGAACAGCTGGACCCGTCTTTGACCTTTGCGAAGGATATCATTATGGAGAGCGATCTGTCGGACTTGAGGTATCTGTACCGGTTTGGAGAGTATATTTCGGATGCGGAGCTGCGGATCGCGGGCTTTATGAATACACTGCCGGAGGAGACCATTGAAAAGATGGCGTCCACCTATACAGAAGGGTACCGGAAAGGTTTTGAGGTCATGGGCCGTGACCTGTCGAAGAAAAAAACGGTGGGGATCCGGTATGAGCTGGGGTTTGAGCGGATGATCCGTGCCGCGGTCCACCAGTTTGAGGCGATGGGGCTGGAGGTCATTTTGTACCGGGCGGCGTCCTGGTCGGTGACAAAGAGCCCCAACCGGAGGATCGGTTATCACAGCGCTTCTCCTAACCGCCAGTACGATTATGACCACCGATATGACCAGGCAGTCTACTTTGACAAGGCATTTAAGGAGAGGAAGCTGGCGGTGCTCAAGACGGCCTATGAGACATACCGGAAAGAAGCGTCCTGGTATGCGGGGCCTGCTGTGGTGGAGACCTTTGGCGAGGATGGGTTTGACCCGGTGAATAAGTCTGCGGCATGTTCCCTGAGTGAAAAACAGGAGGCGCTGACGATCGCTTATGCCAATGAATCCATGCCGGTCACCAACCAGTATATTCCGGGGGAGGAGACCAGCTTTACGATCATTGCATTCCCGGTTCCGGCTATCGGAGAGGATTTTGAGGAGATCTTTGCGGAGACGATCCGGATCAATACGCTGGATTATGAGATGTACAAGGAGATCCAGCAGCATATCATCGAGGTGCTGGACCAGGCAGCCTATGTGCATGTGACCGGGCGCGGCGGCAATCAGACGGATATCCGGGTATCGCTTCATGAACTCTCTGATATTGCAAAAGAGACGAATTTTGAAAACTGCGTGGCGGATGTGAATATACCGGTGGGAGAGGTATTTACCTCCCCGGTACTGGCGGGAACCACAGGCATCCTGCATGTAGGAAAGGTTTATCTGGGGAATATCCAGTTTAGAGATTTAAAGATCCGGTTTGAGGACGGCATGGTGAAGGAATATTCCTGCGGCAACTTTGATGACCCGCAGGAGGGAGAGAAGCTGATCCGCCAGGAGATATTAAAAAACCACGACAGCCTGCCCCTGGGCGAGTTTGCCATCGGGACCAATACCACGGCATATGCCGTGGCGGAACGGTTCGGGATCGTGGAGAAACTCCCGATTCTGATCGTAGAAAAGATGGGGCCTCATTTTGCGGTGGGAGATACCTGTTACAGCTGGAGCGAGGATTCCCCCATGTTCAATCCGGACGGCAGGGAAGTGATCGCCCGGGATAATGAGATCTCCATTTTGCGGAAGGAGGATGTGTCAAAGGCGTATTTTGGCTGTCATCTGGATATCACGATCCCCTATTCGGAGCTTGGAGATATCACCGCAGTGTGCCCGGATGGACGGGAGCTTGCCGTGATACGCGGCGGACGGTTTGCGGCGGAGGGGACGGAAGGCCTGAACAGGGCGCTGGATGGCCTGCCTCTCTAA
- a CDS encoding VanZ family protein: MIKNTTRNQKAGWVLFIAYLALLVYFMFFAESFGRDPQQRDYAYNLELFKEIKRFYHYRHQLGMEAFLLNIVGNVVGFLPCGFFLPIVSRRGRKWYNAILLSFGLSLCIETTQLIFKVGSFDVDDLLLNTLGGALGYVVYRIVQRLRIRRRQRAQR, translated from the coding sequence ATGATAAAAAATACAACCAGGAACCAGAAAGCGGGCTGGGTGCTGTTCATTGCATATCTGGCGCTTTTGGTTTATTTCATGTTTTTTGCCGAGTCCTTTGGGAGAGATCCTCAGCAGCGGGACTATGCATACAATCTGGAGCTGTTTAAAGAGATCAAACGGTTCTATCACTATAGACATCAGTTGGGAATGGAGGCATTCCTTTTAAATATTGTGGGCAACGTGGTGGGCTTTCTGCCCTGCGGTTTTTTTCTCCCGATCGTAAGCCGAAGGGGGCGCAAGTGGTACAATGCCATTCTTTTGAGCTTTGGCCTGAGTCTGTGCATCGAGACGACCCAGCTTATTTTTAAAGTAGGGAGCTTTGATGTAGATGATCTGCTGCTCAATACGCTGGGAGGAGCGCTGGGGTATGTGGTATACCGCATCGTCCAGAGGCTCCGCATAAGGAGGAGACAACGTGCGCAGAGATAA
- the pyrE gene encoding orotate phosphoribosyltransferase: protein MEDYKKEFIEFMIDCEVLKFGDFVTKSGRKTPFFVNTGFYRTGTQLRRLGEYYARAIQNAFGLDFDVLFGPAYKGIPLTVATTMAISEFYDADIKYCSNRKEVKDHGDKGILLGSPIADQDKVVIIEDVTTAGTSIEETLPILRAQGDVDVLGLVVSVDRMERGQGTRSALKEIEEKYGFKTTAIVTMADVVEHLYNRPYRGKIVIDDALKAAIDAYYEQYGAE from the coding sequence ATGGAAGATTACAAGAAAGAATTTATAGAGTTTATGATCGACTGCGAGGTGCTGAAATTCGGTGATTTCGTGACCAAGAGCGGAAGGAAGACCCCGTTTTTTGTGAACACCGGTTTTTACCGCACCGGCACCCAGCTGCGCCGCCTGGGCGAGTATTATGCCCGTGCGATCCAGAATGCGTTTGGCCTGGATTTTGATGTGCTGTTCGGGCCGGCTTATAAGGGAATCCCGCTGACCGTGGCAACCACCATGGCGATCAGCGAATTTTATGATGCGGATATCAAGTACTGCTCCAACCGGAAAGAAGTCAAGGACCACGGCGATAAAGGCATTCTTCTCGGCAGCCCGATCGCTGATCAGGACAAGGTTGTGATCATTGAGGACGTGACGACCGCAGGGACCTCCATCGAGGAGACTCTGCCGATCCTCCGCGCCCAGGGCGACGTAGATGTGCTGGGGCTGGTGGTTTCCGTGGACCGGATGGAGCGCGGCCAGGGAACCAGGTCAGCACTTAAAGAGATTGAAGAGAAGTATGGTTTTAAGACCACGGCGATCGTTACCATGGCGGATGTGGTGGAACATCTCTACAACAGGCCTTACAGGGGAAAGATTGTCATTGATGATGCGTTAAAGGCAGCGATCGATGCATATTATGAACAGTATGGCGCAGAGTAA
- a CDS encoding dihydroorotate dehydrogenase, translated as MNTKVNLAGVELKNPVMTASGTFGSGAEYSEFVDLNRLGAVVTKGVANVPWPGNPTPRIAEVYGGMLNAIGLQNPGIDVFVKRDIPFLKQYDTKIIVNVCGRTTEDYIEVVERLGDEPVDLLEINISCPNVKEGGIAFGQDPKAVEAITREVKKHAKQPVIMKLSPNVTDITVMAKAAEAGGADVLSLINTLTGMKIDINRRAFAIANKTGGMSGPAVKPVAVRMVYQVANAVSLPVIGMGGIATAEDALEFMMAGATAVSVGTANFYNPYATVEIVEGMEAFMEKQGVADIKDLIGCVK; from the coding sequence ATAAATACAAAAGTAAATCTGGCAGGTGTGGAGCTTAAAAATCCGGTGATGACTGCTTCCGGTACCTTTGGAAGCGGCGCAGAGTACAGTGAGTTTGTAGATTTAAACCGTCTGGGCGCGGTGGTGACAAAGGGCGTCGCCAATGTGCCGTGGCCGGGCAACCCGACGCCCCGCATTGCGGAGGTCTACGGCGGGATGTTAAACGCGATCGGCCTGCAGAACCCTGGGATCGATGTATTTGTAAAGAGGGATATCCCGTTTTTAAAACAGTATGATACGAAGATCATCGTCAATGTCTGCGGCAGGACCACGGAGGACTATATCGAGGTGGTGGAGCGCCTGGGGGATGAGCCGGTGGATCTTTTAGAGATCAATATCTCCTGCCCCAATGTGAAGGAGGGCGGCATTGCCTTCGGACAGGACCCGAAAGCGGTGGAGGCCATCACCAGAGAGGTAAAAAAGCACGCGAAGCAGCCGGTCATCATGAAGCTGAGTCCCAACGTGACGGATATCACAGTCATGGCAAAAGCGGCGGAGGCGGGAGGCGCGGACGTGCTCTCCCTGATCAATACCCTGACCGGTATGAAGATCGATATCAACCGCAGGGCCTTTGCGATCGCCAACAAGACGGGCGGCATGTCCGGCCCGGCAGTGAAGCCGGTGGCGGTGCGCATGGTGTATCAGGTGGCAAATGCGGTGAGCCTTCCGGTGATCGGCATGGGCGGGATCGCTACAGCTGAGGATGCGCTGGAGTTTATGATGGCAGGTGCGACCGCGGTTTCCGTAGGTACGGCTAATTTCTACAATCCCTATGCTACGGTGGAGATTGTGGAAGGGATGGAAGCATTTATGGAGAAACAGGGCGTGGCGGATATCAAAGACCTGATCGGCTGCGTGAAATAA
- a CDS encoding dihydroorotate dehydrogenase electron transfer subunit encodes MEKTKLTAKVVSQEKLTDDIFSMWIQAEEIAAAAKPGQFISVYTKDASKLLPRPISLCEVDRAEGRLRIVYRVVGAGTDEFSGYQAGDDITVMGPLGNGFTLKDKKAFLIGGGIGIPPMLELAKSLNCEKQMVLGYRDVLFLNEEFEPYGSVYVATEDGSAGTKGNVIDAIRANGLQADVIYACGPTPMLRALKAYAKEQGIECWLSLEEKMACGIGACLACVCQSKEVDDHSHVHNKRICKDGPVFLAQEVEL; translated from the coding sequence ATGGAGAAGACAAAACTGACAGCGAAGGTGGTCAGCCAGGAAAAACTGACCGATGATATATTCAGCATGTGGATCCAGGCGGAGGAGATCGCCGCGGCAGCGAAGCCGGGGCAGTTTATCTCAGTCTACACAAAGGACGCTTCCAAACTGCTCCCGCGTCCCATCAGCCTCTGTGAGGTGGACCGGGCAGAGGGCAGGCTGCGGATCGTGTACCGCGTGGTGGGCGCCGGGACGGACGAGTTTTCCGGGTATCAGGCAGGAGATGATATCACGGTGATGGGGCCTCTGGGCAACGGATTCACGCTGAAGGACAAAAAGGCGTTCCTGATCGGAGGCGGGATCGGGATTCCGCCGATGCTGGAGCTTGCAAAGTCTTTGAACTGTGAAAAGCAGATGGTGCTGGGCTACCGGGACGTTCTGTTTTTGAATGAGGAATTTGAGCCGTACGGCTCCGTCTATGTGGCGACCGAGGACGGAAGCGCCGGGACAAAGGGCAATGTGATCGATGCCATCCGGGCGAACGGGCTCCAGGCGGATGTGATCTATGCCTGCGGCCCCACTCCGATGCTGCGGGCGCTGAAGGCTTACGCTAAGGAGCAGGGGATTGAGTGCTGGCTATCCCTGGAGGAGAAGATGGCCTGCGGGATCGGGGCATGCCTGGCCTGCGTATGCCAGTCCAAAGAAGTGGACGACCATTCCCACGTGCACAACAAGCGGATCTGCAAGGATGGCCCGGTATTCCTGGCACAGGAGGTGGAGCTGTGA
- the pyrF gene encoding orotidine-5'-phosphate decarboxylase, which produces MIHQLIEKIQKTKAPVCVGLDPMLGYIPEHILKKSFQEFGETLEGAADAIWNFNKEIVDHTFDLIPSVKPQIAMYEQFGIEGLKAYEKTVRYCQEKGLLVIGDAKRGDIGSTSAAYATAHLGKVKVGSAVCTAFNTDFLTVNPYLGTDGVKPFVDVCKSDDKGLFVLVKTSNPSSGEFQDQLVDGRPVYELVAEKVVEWGADCMDGAYSNVGAVVGATYPEMSAILRKLMPRTYFLVPGYGAQGGTAKDLKACFNEDGLGAVVNSSRGIIAAYKQEKYAKFGPEHFAEASRQAVMDMVADINSVL; this is translated from the coding sequence ATGATTCATCAGTTGATTGAGAAGATTCAGAAGACGAAAGCGCCGGTCTGCGTAGGGCTTGACCCAATGCTCGGCTATATTCCGGAGCATATCTTAAAAAAGTCGTTCCAGGAGTTTGGCGAGACGTTAGAAGGCGCTGCCGATGCGATCTGGAATTTTAATAAGGAGATCGTGGATCATACCTTTGATCTGATTCCTTCTGTGAAGCCGCAGATCGCCATGTATGAGCAGTTCGGCATCGAGGGCCTGAAGGCCTATGAGAAGACAGTGCGCTACTGTCAGGAGAAGGGACTCTTAGTCATCGGCGACGCCAAGCGCGGCGATATCGGTTCCACCTCCGCGGCCTATGCCACCGCCCATCTGGGCAAAGTCAAAGTGGGAAGCGCTGTCTGCACCGCGTTCAATACGGATTTCCTGACTGTAAACCCGTATCTGGGAACCGACGGGGTAAAACCGTTTGTAGATGTGTGTAAGTCTGATGATAAGGGCTTGTTTGTCCTTGTGAAGACCTCCAATCCGTCCAGCGGGGAATTCCAGGACCAGCTGGTGGACGGCAGGCCGGTATATGAGCTGGTTGCTGAAAAGGTAGTGGAGTGGGGCGCGGACTGCATGGACGGCGCATACAGCAACGTGGGCGCAGTGGTGGGAGCCACCTACCCGGAGATGAGTGCGATCTTAAGAAAGCTGATGCCGAGAACCTACTTCCTGGTGCCAGGCTACGGCGCGCAGGGCGGCACGGCGAAGGATTTAAAGGCGTGCTTTAATGAGGATGGGCTTGGGGCGGTGGTCAATTCTTCCCGCGGCATCATCGCAGCTTATAAGCAGGAGAAATATGCCAAATTTGGCCCGGAGCATTTTGCAGAGGCGTCCAGACAGGCAGTGATGGATATGGTTGCTGATATTAACAGCGTACTGTGA
- a CDS encoding LrgB family protein, with amino-acid sequence MSILQESLYFGFVLSLLAYLIGVRLKKKLGWAILNPLLVAVVLVIACLVIFKIDYQTYNYSAKYISYLLTPSTVCLAIPLYKQLELLKKNFVAVAVAILSGVAASAASIFAMCLFFRLEHIHYVTMLPKSITTAIAMGVSEEAGGIVTITVVCIMITGIFGNIAAETIFKLARIREPIARGLALGTSAHAIGTAKALELGEVEGAMSSLSIAVAGLLTVIIVPLVSGLI; translated from the coding sequence ATGAGCATATTACAGGAATCCCTATATTTCGGATTTGTACTCAGCCTTCTCGCCTATCTGATCGGTGTGCGGCTCAAGAAAAAGCTGGGCTGGGCGATCCTGAACCCTTTGCTGGTCGCCGTGGTCCTGGTGATCGCCTGCCTCGTCATATTCAAGATTGATTACCAGACCTACAATTACAGCGCCAAATACATCAGTTATCTGCTGACCCCGTCCACGGTCTGCCTTGCCATACCACTGTACAAGCAGTTGGAGCTGCTGAAGAAGAATTTTGTGGCGGTCGCCGTTGCGATCCTGTCCGGAGTAGCCGCCAGCGCCGCCAGCATCTTCGCGATGTGTCTCTTCTTCCGCCTGGAGCATATCCATTACGTGACCATGCTGCCCAAGTCCATCACCACAGCCATCGCCATGGGAGTCAGCGAGGAGGCAGGCGGGATCGTGACGATCACCGTAGTCTGCATCATGATCACCGGAATCTTCGGCAACATTGCCGCAGAGACCATATTTAAGCTCGCCCGCATCCGCGAGCCGATCGCCCGCGGCCTGGCCCTCGGCACCTCCGCCCACGCCATCGGAACAGCCAAAGCCCTGGAGCTGGGCGAAGTAGAAGGAGCCATGAGCAGCCTCTCAATCGCAGTAGCCGGCCTCCTGACCGTAATCATCGTCCCCCTGGTCTCCGGCCTAATTTAA
- a CDS encoding CidA/LrgA family protein: MKYVRECVIIFGITLAGELLNLLLPLPVPAGVYGLFLLLLLLCSGILKLADIEATGNFLLDIMPILFIPASAGLIESYDAIKVILVPIVVISILSTIAVMVVTGKVTEAMLRLTRKKSRPQGQEEDQTEGGHRS, encoded by the coding sequence ATGAAATACGTGAGAGAATGTGTGATTATCTTTGGGATCACTCTGGCGGGGGAGCTTTTAAACCTGCTTCTGCCCCTGCCGGTCCCGGCCGGGGTGTATGGTCTGTTTTTGCTGTTGCTGCTTCTGTGCAGCGGCATCCTGAAGCTGGCGGATATTGAGGCCACGGGAAATTTCCTTCTGGATATCATGCCGATCCTGTTCATCCCGGCGTCCGCAGGGCTGATCGAGAGCTACGATGCCATCAAGGTGATCCTGGTGCCGATCGTGGTCATCAGCATTTTGTCCACCATCGCAGTCATGGTGGTAACCGGCAAAGTCACAGAGGCGATGCTCCGCCTCACCAGAAAGAAAAGCAGGCCACAGGGCCAGGAAGAAGACCAGACAGAAGGAGGACACAGGTCATGA
- a CDS encoding GNAT family N-acetyltransferase — translation MQNDYDNISIVETQNLSEKQRQDIRLLVELCCRHDNIRLSYPADGESEEDKSEENSGGTMHFSGPRHWLYYGRDGVLKSALALVYYQDSLVECSAFTHPDFRRQGLFSRLLGCAVDRLDTTDTVDMTDRLDTADTADTAEAMDCGGDCDILFTVSGHCPDTAAALQALDAELASEEYQMELELTEGRCGDMILAAAPPCLLRKACPDPDLDGSADTVWELIHMADDGSAVLLGSCRTFMVSDACVCLHHVEILPQYRGQGFGYALIRCLLPLLCKEGFRRVILQVSGSNKAALALYKKTGFRITETLSLYLY, via the coding sequence ATGCAGAATGACTACGACAATATTTCCATTGTGGAAACACAGAACCTCTCCGAAAAACAGCGGCAGGATATCCGGCTGTTGGTGGAGCTATGCTGCCGTCACGACAACATCCGGCTTTCCTATCCGGCAGACGGAGAATCTGAGGAGGACAAGAGTGAGGAAAACAGCGGCGGGACAATGCACTTTTCCGGTCCCCGCCACTGGCTGTACTATGGCCGGGACGGGGTGCTTAAAAGCGCCCTGGCTCTTGTTTATTACCAGGATTCCCTTGTGGAGTGTTCTGCATTCACCCACCCGGATTTTAGGCGGCAGGGACTGTTTTCCCGGCTGCTGGGATGTGCTGTGGACAGGTTGGATACGACAGATACGGTGGATATGACGGATAGGCTGGATACGGCAGATACGGCAGATACGGCGGAGGCGATGGATTGCGGCGGAGACTGCGATATCCTGTTTACGGTGTCCGGCCACTGCCCGGATACTGCCGCTGCTTTGCAGGCCCTGGATGCCGAACTGGCTTCTGAGGAATACCAGATGGAGCTGGAGCTTACGGAAGGGAGGTGCGGGGATATGATCCTGGCAGCTGCACCTCCCTGTCTCCTGCGCAAAGCCTGTCCTGACCCTGATCTGGACGGTTCCGCCGACACCGTCTGGGAGCTCATCCATATGGCTGACGACGGCAGCGCGGTCCTTCTCGGCTCCTGCCGGACCTTTATGGTATCTGATGCCTGCGTCTGCCTCCATCATGTGGAGATCCTGCCCCAGTACAGAGGGCAGGGCTTTGGATATGCACTGATCCGCTGCCTGCTTCCCCTGCTCTGTAAAGAAGGGTTCCGCCGCGTGATCCTCCAGGTCTCCGGCAGCAACAAAGCGGCGCTTGCCCTCTACAAAAAGACAGGGTTCCGCATCACCGAAACCCTGTCCTTATATCTCTATTAA
- a CDS encoding Mrp/NBP35 family ATP-binding protein yields the protein MSESCTHNCSSCGESCSSRTQEQTSFLEPLNPQSNVKKVIGVVSGKGGVGKSLVTALMAVKMNSKGKHTAILDADITGPSIPKAFGLGTDGVSMTPDGLMVPATTATGIEIMSANLLLDRDTDPVIWRGPVIAGAVKQFWQEALWNDVDYMFVDMPPGTGDVPLTVFQSLPVNGIIIVTSPQELVSMIVAKAVNMAKKMNIPIIGLVENMSYLECPDCGRKIAVFGESHIDEIAKEFDLPVLAKLPIDPKIAEHVDNGSIEYLDESWMDEAAEKVLAL from the coding sequence ATGAGCGAAAGTTGTACACATAATTGCAGCTCCTGCGGTGAAAGCTGCAGCAGCCGTACTCAGGAGCAGACCAGCTTTTTAGAGCCGTTAAACCCGCAGAGCAATGTTAAAAAGGTCATAGGCGTTGTCAGCGGCAAGGGCGGCGTAGGCAAGTCCCTGGTGACTGCACTTATGGCAGTCAAGATGAACAGTAAAGGAAAACATACGGCGATCCTGGACGCCGATATCACGGGGCCGTCGATCCCGAAGGCGTTTGGCCTGGGCACGGACGGCGTCAGCATGACTCCCGACGGGCTTATGGTACCGGCCACTACGGCGACCGGGATTGAGATCATGTCAGCCAACCTGCTTTTGGACCGGGACACAGACCCGGTGATCTGGAGAGGCCCTGTCATTGCAGGCGCAGTCAAGCAGTTCTGGCAGGAAGCATTGTGGAATGACGTGGATTATATGTTTGTGGACATGCCTCCGGGAACCGGCGACGTTCCGCTGACCGTATTCCAGTCCCTTCCGGTCAACGGGATCATCATTGTGACCTCCCCGCAGGAGCTGGTTTCCATGATCGTGGCGAAGGCGGTCAACATGGCGAAGAAGATGAACATCCCGATCATTGGCCTGGTGGAGAATATGAGCTACCTGGAGTGCCCGGACTGCGGCAGGAAGATAGCAGTATTTGGAGAAAGCCATATCGATGAGATCGCGAAAGAGTTCGATCTTCCGGTGCTGGCGAAGCTTCCGATCGATCCGAAGATCGCAGAGCATGTTGACAACGGCAGCATCGAGTATCTGGATGAGAGCTGGATGGACGAAGCGGCAGAGAAGGTGCTGGCGCTGTAA
- a CDS encoding GTP pyrophosphokinase family protein — protein MNININPNSELVQSAVNVPNLVPVPEALVSQAREFQTAMMMYTCAIREVKTKLEVLNDELSVRNQRNPIEMIKSRVKKPISIVEKLTRRGLPVSLESMVDNLDDVAGIRVICSFVDDIYAVANMLVSQDDITVVAIKDYIKHPKPNGYRSYHLIIEVPVFFSEEKKNMRVEVQIRTIAMDFWASLDHQLKYKKDMGDAADLISEELRQCAEVIAETDQRMLQIRKNIESQGGTVAK, from the coding sequence ATGAATATAAACATAAATCCCAACAGTGAATTAGTACAGTCTGCAGTCAACGTACCAAATTTGGTACCTGTTCCAGAAGCCTTAGTCAGCCAGGCACGGGAATTCCAGACCGCCATGATGATGTATACCTGCGCGATCCGCGAGGTGAAGACCAAGCTGGAGGTGTTAAACGACGAGCTTTCCGTCCGGAACCAGCGAAACCCCATTGAGATGATCAAGTCCCGGGTGAAAAAACCGATCAGCATTGTGGAGAAGTTGACCCGCCGCGGTCTTCCGGTATCCCTTGAATCCATGGTGGATAATCTGGACGATGTGGCCGGTATCCGGGTCATCTGCTCTTTTGTGGATGATATCTATGCGGTCGCCAATATGCTGGTCAGTCAGGACGACATCACCGTGGTCGCTATCAAGGATTATATCAAACACCCCAAGCCAAACGGCTACCGAAGCTATCATCTGATCATTGAGGTTCCGGTCTTTTTTTCTGAAGAGAAAAAGAACATGCGGGTGGAGGTCCAGATCCGCACCATCGCCATGGACTTCTGGGCCAGTCTGGATCATCAGCTCAAGTACAAAAAAGACATGGGCGACGCCGCCGATCTCATCAGCGAAGAGCTGCGCCAGTGCGCAGAGGTGATCGCAGAGACGGACCAGCGGATGTTACAGATCCGCAAGAATATTGAATCTCAGGGCGGCACCGTTGCAAAGTAA
- a CDS encoding GHKL domain-containing protein gives MGNTYCGEVHFDERGYPVAQQEGHGYGTQSITAYAEKSGAVLDYEAEDGWFRLRFLTALS, from the coding sequence ATCGGCAATACCTACTGCGGTGAGGTACACTTTGACGAACGTGGATATCCGGTTGCGCAGCAGGAGGGACATGGCTACGGGACACAGAGTATTACCGCCTATGCGGAGAAAAGCGGAGCAGTGCTTGATTATGAAGCGGAAGACGGATGGTTCCGGCTCCGGTTCCTGACAGCGTTGTCTTAG